The genomic segment CAGTTCGGTGCTGCAGAACCCCGTCATCTCAGGGGGGTGGCAGGACCCCCCATCTatgcggggtgggggtgggcggtAGGACCCCCCCAACATCTCCGGGGCGTAGGAACCCCCTGGTCATCCCCGAGGGGCGGCGGGGCCCCCTCCCAGGTGGCCAGGCTCGGGGTGCCCCTCACCTGCCCTCGTGGTTGCAGGTGCGGCTCCTGGTGGGATCGAGCCGGGCGCAGGGTGATGTCCGGCCGCGGTCCCCTCTGCCGACATGGACGAGGCCCCTGTGTTCGGCGGGTTGTGCAGCCCCGAAGACGAGCTGGTGCCGGACCTGTTCGGCGCCGAGGGTCCGTTCGCGTCTGAGAACATGGTCCTGCAGGCCCCGGCGGCCGTCCAGCGCGAGGGGGACCAGTTCCACGTCTTCAAAGACGCCTACCTGAGTGCCGCCGACCCCAAAGAGCCGCTCCTGCGGGCGCTCACCTCCCCGCCGCCGGGCGCCGATTGCCAGGCCAAGGTCAAGGTGGAGCTGGAGGACGAGCGCGACGACCAGGAGGGCCTTGCGGAGTACCCGGGTCTCCCCGAGCTCAGCCCGATGGAGGACGCCCTGCTGGCTCGGGCCCCGCCGCCCGCCTACAACGTCCACTTCCTGTCCTCGCTGCTGGCCCCGCGCAGGAGCCCCGCGGTAGTGCCCCTGGGCGCCTGGCCACGGGAAGGGGCGGCCCACCCCGGCGTCCGCGTGATTCCAGTAAGAGCCCCCTGGGAGATGGGCGCAGCCCccctttttacattcccacgtGTACAGGACAGACTGGTGATTTATCCCGAAGGTTCCCTCTAAACACATTTTCCCATCCCACTGGATTAGCTAATTGAACCGTGGCACACCGGACTGAGcccactcagatgaactagggCCCTGTTGTTCATTGCCTCTAGGAAAGAAGCCCTGTTTGTCAGAATAGCTAGCTTCCATGAAAACAAGTGTAACACTGAGTTTTCATGCGTTTgcattttgcttttaaaattgatttattttgttgttgagaccctcccccattaacataaattcactgcccctttAAAGTtactatctaatttttcaagttgctgttgtcattttgatcccaagCATAACACTCAGGCCAacactctggtggcacagtggttaagtgctatggctgctaaccaaagggtgggcagttcgaatctgccaggcgctccttggaaactctatggggcagttctactgtgtcctatacagcctctatgagtcagaatggactaaacggcagtggggttggttttagctaaactactgtttggtttggaaaccctggtggcatagtggttaagtgttatggctgctaaccaaagggttggcagttctaatctgccaggcactccttggaaactctatggggcagttctactctgtcctgtagggtcactatgagtcggaatggactggacggcactgggtttggtttttggtcttttattgtttggttttaagaagacttcggagcctatttttggtttaaggcttaaagattaactcagggcagtagtttcaggggttcatccagccttggtggctccagaaagtctgtagtctaagagaatttgaaattctgttttgcatttccccccttttgatcagggttcttctctAGAATCTTTGGTCAAcatgttcagtaacggtagctgggcaccatccagttcgtctggtctcacggcagaggaggcagctgttcatggaggcagtcagCCACACATTCCACCTTCTCctgcattttgctttttaaaaaattttttacaaGGCTTTTAAGTCTCAGCAGGGACTCAGAGTTAACACTTGTATTTGCTGAgccctgaaatcaaggtgttagaCCTTCCTTCTGCTAATAAGTGATCGTGCTTGAAGCACAGACTATATAAAAAAAGTCGACTATATAGGCGACATAAATTCCTGCTAATTTtcagcagctccgtggaagaaaggcctagagatctgcttccaaaaagacgacaggctagaaaaccctgtggggcagttctgctctaacacatggggttgcaattagtcggaatcgactcgacagcgcccAATGTGACACGTAACAATTCTCCATTATCTGAAGGAGCTTCGCTGTTGATGGCCACCGGTTCAAATCAGGTcttaaaggaaacaaataaaaaaaaaccaaacctggtgccgtcgagttgattccaactcacagcggccctataggacagagtagaactgcctcatagggtttccaaggagcagctggtagattggacctgcccattttttggttagccgccgagttcttaaccactgtgccaccagggctacatgtGCTGGCTTCCCAAAAGGCTCTAGTTTGGAAAACTAGATAAATCGCCCATTGGATCCCTTTAGCAAGTTATAGCCGGAGCCCGTGTGGAACGTTTTGAGTCCTCAGTAAGCTGGCCAGAGCCTGACTTCGCAGAGGAAAAGCCATGGCAGGAGGAGCTTGGGTGTCTGCTTTTCTGGGTTTCCCCTGGCGGGCCTGGCGGGGCGGAGGCAGGACCACTGCTCCTGGGCGTGGAGGAGAGGGTGGAGCCAGGCTGGTGGCCAGTATGTCCCAGTTGGTGCCCGGAGGATCCTCGGAGAACATGCAGTCCCTCCAGCCTTCACCCAGCCAGAGGTCTTCCTCAGAACTGCCCTCACTGGGGTGGACCTTGCTCTAACTAGTCAGTGGGAATTTCCAAGATCCCCTGTTAATATGGTCCAATTTTGACACAAGGCTGGTTTGGCAAAATTGAGAtattatttgaattaaaaaaaaattcattttttgcctttttgaattttTACCAACACTTTCATATtcattaataaaatgaaaatgattcCACGTGGACACGTTTATCATCGAAACAGAATGGAATTGTTTTCCGGTAAACGTTCAGGCTAAATTGCTCATTTCCTTCTAGAAATTCATTCTCACGTGCTGATCTTTGTTTCTACGCATTCTCTAAAAACGAGACTTTACCGTcatttaggagccctggcggtgcagtggttcacagctacggctgctaaccaaaaggtgggcagctcgagcctaccaggcgctccttggaagctctcgggggcagttctaccttgtcttatagggttgctatgaatccgaattgactcgacggcaacgggttttttgatTTTTCGGTGGTGCAgtagtcaagagcttggctgctaaccaaaaggtcagcagcttgaatccaccagctgctccttggaaactctgtggggcaagtctactctgtcctgtagggtctctaggagttggaatcgacttgacggcaacgggtttgtttgtgtttttactGTAATATAAGTAGTCGAGGTATTAGTTACATTGATAAACTTATTATATAAGTATTTGTTAATTATAGGAGATAAATTAAATCTCAACTTTGATGACATGGGCATGGGGGGTTCCCCAAAGCAGGAAGctgtgaaatggaagaaaatgccCCAAAGCAGGAAGAAAATTTGAAATGTTCTATATTTCTAGAAAATTTGAAATATCTAAATAAAGCTGTAACTTGACATGCAGCTAAACTTTCCCTTATCTATTCTAAGATTTATACCTAGATACTAGGTGGCTGTGCCAAGTAATTTACCAGTTTGTGTTAATTGTTAGTATTTGTTTGGGCCTCTGAGTTTATTAGGTAGGAAAATCTCCAAGTTTGAACCAACATCCTCTCTTTGAAAAATAGTTACCTGTTCTGTGATTTTATATGTGAGGTCTTTAGGATATGACCTTGGAATACTGCACTTGAGACTCATCTTTTCTGAAGGACTTTATTGCCTCCTGGCCTCTTGGGAGGCTCCCATGGGCTCTGcagtgggagagagacagagacacagagagagagacgcagacagagagacacagagagagagaggagggagagagggagcaaAAGTGATGCAAAATATGGGTAGGCTGCTGTTTCCTAATCTTCTTTCCATTCTTACCCAATTTTAAAAGAAACACCCTGGTTTTGAAACACTCAATTCTGATGGCAATTttcttaattacaaaaaaaaaattcaaaaatcaaCATTTTCTTTAGTTTCTCATTTCTGATTTCCAGTAATGTCGTTGGTATTTGTCTACATCTTTGTGATTTTGCTGGTGTGTCATTGAATTGGGCCTCGTTGCAGAGGAGAGCTTTAAAAACAAAGTGGGCAGCCATTGCCCACCCTTGCTGCTTCACGTTAGTTATTCTCCCACTGCTCAGTTAGGAAAGttgactattttttttcttatttaaatcaGCTGTATTAtaactgagttttttttgtttgtttgtttttatcaaaCAGCAGCAAGGCTTTTGGGCTTCttgaggaaagaaaacaaaacaaagaacccaataAAACAATTGGCTAGGATATTTAATAAAACGAATGCATTCTAGAACGTCTGATGAAGGGTTAGACGAAGGGCTAGCGGTTCAGGCGATTTTAAGAACGCGCAGACTGGAGTTCCAGCTCCGTTAGCGTGTGGGGCTGTGAAGCGATGTAAGAAGCCACCAACCAACTGGGGGATCCTCTCAATTACTTTCGCCGTTTTTGGGAACAGCATGTGGGCCACATCAAAATCGTTTCTCCACGCCTCACTAGCcgctggtttctgtggccctcaGTGGTCTCTCATAAGGTGACTGGTGAGGCTGGTCAGGTGGCTTGTTGCCCCGTAAAGAGAATAATAGTTTGAGTTTTAAAATCACCAGTGAGCAAAGAGAATTGGGGTGCTCTTTACTTTAAAAATGTAACTTCGCATGaaacttgaattttctttttcttttttatgcaactggagtccttgggtagtatgacctggttaacatgctcagctgctaacccaagggtcgggggttcgagtctgcccagaggcacctcagaagaaaatcctggtgatctactttggaaaaatcagccactgaagaccccacagagcacagttccactctgactcTCGGGGGTCTCTGTGAGGCGGAATCCACTCGGTGGCGATTGGGTTTTTTATTACGCAACTGCAAAACCCAGTGCCTACGAGCGTTGCCTAAAATAGCGactgtgttgttttttgttttttttttaggttgaaaTAAAGGAAGCAGGTGGTACGATTACCGGTAACAACCCGGAGGAGGCAACCTTTCCGAATCCTCACGCCCAGGAATCCTGTTGCAAGTTCCCAGCATCACACGAACCCGAGGGCCCCTCCGACTGTTCCCACAAGGACTCGAATCCGATGGTAATTATGCCACAGAAAAGGTGTATGCTTAACACTCTAGTAAATGTTTGGCCCTTGTCACCACTCGGTCAGGTTACCTCAGTCATCACTTTCATCCTGGTACTTGTCGAATCAGCGTCTTCGGTTGTCTCACCTTAGAAAAGCACTGATTAAGGCCCTTTCCAAGGCTCCTTTCACAGCTAAGATTCTCATGTCTGCTTAATCTTGGCAAATTAGATAAAGATCAGGGCACTGCTGTCTTCTTTAACTGTCAGCGCAGAGCGGGGGTCAGGCACCGGGATGGGGGAGGTGTGGCCGGGCCGTGTGGTTTGGGGGATCGCTGGGAGCGTGGGGCTGGGCTTCTCAGGCTTTGGGGCCGAGGCTGCTTCCCTGCCTTTGCCTCACCCCCAAACTCTTAGTGACCTCAGCTAACGCCTGTAAGGGAGGAGCCATCGGTTAGTCACACTGTGGTTCCTGTCATATTTTTGCACATGACTTCACTTGATCCTCATATAGCTCTGAGGTGGGCGTTATTTGTATCCCGACTTTACGGATAGGAAAGCAGAGACATGACATGCGTGGCTTAAGTCTTCACAGCTTGTAAggggtgcagcttggactccagGTCTCCCTGCGGTGGGGGACCAGAGGGAGGGGCCAGGAATCCTGCCCAGGGGTTCCTTTTGGCAAGCTGCTTAGAGGCCAAAGAACAAACCATTGCCTTTTCCCACAGCGGTTTTTTATTCCAAGAAAGGGGCCCTGGCTCGAAGGCATACACTTTAACTGTGAAATCCTGGGAAACGAGCCAGCCCCAGCTTTGGCTTAGCGAGGCACACACCGGTAACTCTGTCTATGGCACAGCTTTCCCAGGCCACCCAGGCGGGCCATCGGGAGGTGGCTAGCATACTCCCCCAGGAGGGGACTATGGGGCTGGCAGGTCTGGAGATGCCACGCTGAGCCTCGCCCCTGCATGTGTGCCCCTGGTGTGCCCTGCGTGTGGGCGTGTGACACCAGGACAGTCCCACCTGCACACGATGTTGCTGGGGCCCTGAAGCTCTGGCCCAGGGCAGCTCCTCTCTGCAGAGGCTCCATTCGTGTTGCTCACATGGATGATAACGTGGGTACCTTATGCTTCTTTGAGTTTTCCTGTCTAGACTATAAGCAACCCGAAGTCAGAACCCACAGCTTCTCTGTGTATTTGTGGTTTTGCCTATGGAATTAGAAGCTGCCTGCGGGCAGAAACGGCGCTGCTGGCCAGCGATGTGAGGGCCGTGCTCACCCTCAGCTCCCGTCTCTGCTTTTGCTTGGTGCTCTGGCCGCAGTTCACCTGCTGGTGAGGACTTGTGTGAGGTTAGAATCCCACCTGGGCTACCTGAGCCTGCTCCTCAGGCCCAGGAAGATCGACACGCATCTTAGAATTTTCAGTTCTTAGATTAGACTTTCTAAGCTGCGCTTGTAGGAAATAAGAAAAGACATTAAAACAGACTCCTGTGTTAGCAATAACCAGAGTGTGTGGCAGGAAAGCCAGCAGTGCTGAAATTAAAGATGATTCTAAGTTCGCGGGCAGCCACAGGATCGGGGTTGGGGACACAATCTACCCTGCGCCGGGCCGCAGAGCAGCTCGTTCCCCTGACCGTGTAGACGATGGAGCCCGAGGACATGTGACGGAGGCTCTGGTGCCCAGTCGCCTGACCTTGACCCCAGTCTGCATGGCCAGACACCTGCAGAGAGGCCACGAGCAGGCATTCCCGTGGGCGCGCTGAGCCATCTCTGGAGAGGTTTCCCTGCTCTGTGGTCCCTCCAGACAATGCGCTGTTGCAGGGGGAGACACGGAGAGCAGCCCTGTTGTTCCCATTCTCCATTTCACCCGAAATCCTGGATAAGGCTCTTTCCTCAGATTTATGTTTATTTCGGTTGGTATTACTGGAATTAACTTTTGAAAACGAAACCTGATCGCTATTTTTCTTTTAGGTGATCTGTCAGTTGAAAGGGGGCACACAAATGCTGTGCATAGACCATTCTGGTGCAAGAGAGCTGAAAGCCCTGCATCTGCTTCCTCAGTATCAAGACCAAAGTAGTTATCCACAGTCAGGTACGaagaaactgattaaaaaaaaaaaaaagttctggcatGTATCATATATAAGCTGCTAAGTGAATATGTTCGGGTTTTTATAGAGACTTGAAGTGAAGGAGGTGGCTAGGGTATCACACGGGCAGCTGGCCAACCTCACGGTCCGTCCGCGCGAGCCTGGGACAGGAAGCATGTGTCTCTGCGGACTGACCCGTAGCCATCGCGCGGGCCATCTCACACTCAGACGGTTGGCTCCACTTGAGCTACCTGCAGAGATTTGCATCCTGGCAGGTGCCTGCCAACCTGTACCTGTCGTTAATTCCACAGGGGGCACGCCTAGGGTGCAACACCAACCTTTCCCAGGTTGGGTTGGTCGTTCAGGTGCAGTAAAgatttatatacacatttatataaACATGTGGCTGTAACCAAGGAGAGTGACCACTGCGGCTTAATCGCTGTGTGTTGTGAAATAACTCTCAAATGCTAACCTGTCTGACACGTATTCACTCAGAAACTTCTTTAAACTGGCACGGTGTTAATAAATGACCTATAAGTACTTGGTTATCCCAAAATGCCTTAGGAACTATTAAAGAAAGATTAAATGGCATAGTTTTAGGATTGTGCTTAACAGAAGTTAGACACTCGTTCTTGAACACTGGGCACCTCTGTGATTTTATACATAACCACGTTGCACTGGACGTCAAGTTATTCAGGGCGTTTCACTATCAGTGAGTCACTGGCCTTGCCAATAATTTAAAATCACATCAAGTCTAGAGGCAGTTTCCAGTGGACAGACTCTGGGAATCCAGGGCAAAAAAAGCGTGGCTCCTCACCTCCCTACCCCACCCTGACGTTGTCTTTATTGGAGGAAGGTAAACACCAAGACAGCGAGCCCCCAGAGCCCTTTGCTACACCAGCTGTGGGCTTTCTTCTCCTGTTTCCCGTAGGATGGTGCTGCATGGTGATCCCCAGCATGGGCTGGGAGGGGCTCTTCCTATCACCCATCCTCCCGCCCATGACAAAATCCCAGTGCCTCGATTTCAGAGTGTTTATACAGTGTTCTGCAAACTGGCTTCCTTGTTCTTTAATCATAAAACCCCcaccaaatcaaaaaaccaaaccctctgatgctgagtcaatttcgactcatagcaaacctataggacaaagtagaactgccccatagggtttccaaggagcgcctgatgaccttttggttagcagctaagctcttaaccactgagccactagggctccaaaaccCCCACAGATCCCTCCTATTATGGTGTCCGTGTACACACTAAACCTCACCGTAAATGTTACCTGAGTCCCCAGGTAAACCTGAAAGGATGCTTAGGCCTCAGAAGGATGTGTATTGAGCCCAGTGGTGACTCGAGAGAGTAAGTCACCTCTGTCCTTCCACTTGGACTGACTTTCACCCTTAGCATCTCAGGAGCCTTTGACGGCACCcttacccgttgctgttgagttgattctgactcagtggccctatagggtagagtaggactgcctcataggatttccaaggggtggctggtagattctaaccgccaacctttcagttagcagtcatggcttttaaccactgcgccgctaGGGGGTAAAGAAATGCCTATTGGTGGGTGTGATTAAGTAGTTCAGTCCAAACAGCTTGATGGGTACTTATGTCCAACCAGCGAGCAACCTGTAAAAGAAGCAGGCACACAAATGAAAAGTAGTTCACATGGCGTCCAACAGATGGCGCTGTGTTCCCTCAAAAATGTAACCTGTCTGGTGGCGGGCGCCCTGTGTGTGTGCTTGGGAACCTGGGCGCTAACACATTTTTACTCCCTGGAAGCTTGGGTCAAGTAGttttatgacaaaaaaaaattgggtgatagttaaaaaaaaaaatacacagaccCAAAATGTTTTGCAGAACAAAAAACATAAATAGGACCAAGATAAACTGGATAAGTGTACGCGATAAATCCGTAACCTGTTATTTCTGTACTTTCTTCCATGTGTAGGTGGAAGAGGAATAATACATGCTATCAATTAATTTTAATTGTCTTCCTTACAGATGTCCCTAAACCAATGACTACTTTAGTAGGAAGATTTTTGCCAGTACCAGCAAAATTAAATCTCATTACTCAACAAGTGAGTCATTGctttattaagaaaaaatacaACCGGGCATTGTTGTCTCTGGAAATTTTGATGGTCGCAGTTGGGATTACTCAGGAATAGAATTTCTCTTCCGTTTTAAAATCAACAGGGAAACCTTCACCAGTCCTCGCTGTCTTCAGCAGTGGGAGGAACGGAGCAGGTCTAAGGCACGGCTCCTTGCCAACCCTGAGAAGCCGCTCTGCCCTCCCCAACAGCCTCCTGCCCACTTGTGCCCTGGTCTTTGCGGCCCTGCCATCAGCACACT from the Loxodonta africana isolate mLoxAfr1 chromosome 7, mLoxAfr1.hap2, whole genome shotgun sequence genome contains:
- the TESMIN gene encoding tesmin; this encodes MDEAPVFGGLCSPEDELVPDLFGAEGPFASENMVLQAPAAVQREGDQFHVFKDAYLSAADPKEPLLRALTSPPPGADCQAKVKVELEDERDDQEGLAEYPGLPELSPMEDALLARAPPPAYNVHFLSSLLAPRRSPAVVPLGAWPREGAAHPGVRVIPVEIKEAGGTITGNNPEEATFPNPHAQESCCKFPASHEPEGPSDCSHKDSNPMVICQLKGGTQMLCIDHSGARELKALHLLPQYQDQSSYPQSDVPKPMTTLVGRFLPVPAKLNLITQQLENGALSPVVNSSALPGPPKLTLAGYCDCFASGDFCNNCSRHNCCNNLRHEIERFKAIKACLDRNPEAFQPKIGTGNLGDVKPRHNKGCNCRRSGCLKNYCECYEAKIMCSSICKCIGCKNYDESPERKTLMSLPNAMEIGRLDDSHFSSPAKFSALPKSRKDRRSFTCISWEVVEATCACLLAQGEEAEKERCPECLAEQRILEEFGRCLSQILHIEFKSRGLKME